A genomic segment from Flavobacterium inviolabile encodes:
- a CDS encoding exonuclease SbcCD subunit D C-terminal domain-containing protein, with product MRILHTADWHIGQLFHEYDRTDEHQQFLNWLIQTLQQEQIDVLLVSGDVFDLSNPAAVSVKMFYTFLNQATKACPELQIIITAGNHDSASRLESPKPLLESSNIHIIGLVEKNPDGTINYEKLIIPIHDTSGKTTAWCLAIPFLRMGDYPAIPGSANPYTDGVTALYEQAYAHALEKKQDDQIIIAMGHLHTHHAEITELDKTERLIMGGVECVPATAFPEGIQYVALGHIHKAQKIGGKEHIRYSGSPLPMSFSELNYRHQVVVFESGKTQIDNLHILEIPLFVPLQRVPATHQPLQEVLTLLKRLPDTSRSGEPAPYLEVRVLLDGPEPALRHKVETALTGKNIRLAKIDVRYPAATNKATEFVTQEKLQELQPADVFSKIYQSKYNIPVPETIMQLFQQAAQEVTQKEN from the coding sequence ATGAGAATTCTCCATACAGCAGACTGGCATATTGGTCAGCTATTCCACGAATACGACCGCACAGACGAGCATCAGCAGTTCCTGAACTGGCTGATACAGACTTTACAACAGGAACAAATTGATGTTTTACTGGTGAGCGGCGACGTCTTCGATCTTTCCAATCCTGCTGCAGTATCGGTAAAAATGTTTTATACGTTTTTAAATCAGGCGACCAAAGCCTGTCCGGAATTACAGATTATCATTACAGCCGGCAATCATGATTCGGCATCGCGTTTAGAATCCCCGAAACCGCTGTTGGAGTCATCCAATATTCATATTATCGGACTGGTTGAAAAAAATCCGGATGGTACTATCAATTACGAAAAGCTTATTATTCCGATTCACGATACTTCCGGCAAAACAACAGCCTGGTGCCTTGCCATCCCGTTTTTGCGTATGGGCGATTATCCGGCTATTCCGGGCAGTGCCAATCCGTATACCGATGGTGTTACCGCCTTATACGAACAGGCGTATGCCCATGCACTGGAAAAGAAACAGGACGATCAGATCATTATTGCCATGGGCCATCTGCATACACATCATGCTGAAATAACGGAACTGGACAAAACCGAACGCCTGATCATGGGTGGTGTGGAATGTGTTCCGGCAACCGCTTTTCCGGAAGGAATACAGTATGTGGCTTTGGGACATATCCACAAGGCACAGAAAATTGGCGGAAAAGAACACATCCGCTATTCCGGCAGTCCGCTTCCAATGTCTTTTTCAGAACTTAACTACAGACACCAGGTAGTTGTTTTTGAATCAGGTAAAACACAGATCGATAATTTACATATTCTGGAAATTCCGCTGTTTGTACCGTTACAAAGGGTGCCAGCCACACACCAGCCTTTACAGGAAGTCTTAACGCTGTTAAAGCGGTTGCCGGATACTTCGCGTTCCGGCGAACCGGCTCCTTATCTGGAAGTACGTGTACTGCTGGATGGTCCCGAACCGGCATTGCGTCATAAAGTAGAAACAGCCCTGACCGGTAAAAATATACGGCTGGCAAAAATTGATGTACGCTATCCCGCCGCCACAAACAAAGCAACCGAATTTGTTACGCAGGAAAAGTTACAGGAATTACAGCCTGCCGATGTTTTCTCCAAAATATACCAGTCCAAATACAATATTCCGGTTCCCGAAACCATCATGCAGCTTTTCCAGCAGGCGGCACAGGAAGTAACCCAAAAAGAGAATTAA
- a CDS encoding DoxX family membrane protein, producing MKIVKFIVCLLFGLMFINAGLNKFFNYMPMPDMSEEQLKVMEAFMKIVWLLPLAGIIEIIGGILFIIPKYRALGAIVILPVMVGIVLHNILMEPSGIEMALVLFAINLWIILDNWKKYQPLMS from the coding sequence ATGAAGATTGTTAAATTTATTGTCTGTCTTCTTTTCGGACTGATGTTCATCAATGCCGGACTGAACAAATTTTTTAATTATATGCCCATGCCCGATATGAGCGAAGAGCAGCTCAAGGTCATGGAAGCTTTTATGAAAATAGTCTGGCTGCTGCCTTTGGCAGGGATTATTGAAATTATAGGTGGAATCCTGTTTATTATCCCAAAATACAGAGCATTGGGCGCCATAGTCATTTTACCGGTTATGGTTGGAATCGTACTGCACAACATCCTGATGGAACCATCGGGAATTGAAATGGCACTGGTACTTTTTGCTATTAACCTTTGGATCATTCTGGATAACTGGAAAAAATACCAGCCTTTAATGTCCTAA
- a CDS encoding universal stress protein — MMNNANTITIIAATNFSAIAENAVLYAAGLAKTVGAKLLLFNSFSLPVHSANSHITSDGIQKQIDNTTNKLKRQAETLAQQFGIETTVFCSYSFLEEQLVLLLKETNAQLLVMGMAERSLEQTLIGNSTTSAIKNINIPILAVPLKAHFEAARKILFACDTFKEVPLKKLSWLWEATKLIDGEIEVFNVTEKIDSLKASDAPALAKNIAESEFQDVRYLYKSVRSNAVIAEIEKEIRNFDADILVMIPQKYGFWDSLIHRSKTGIMASGLNIPLLSLPNY; from the coding sequence ATGATGAACAATGCCAACACCATAACCATTATTGCGGCAACCAATTTTAGCGCTATTGCGGAAAATGCCGTACTGTATGCCGCCGGTTTAGCCAAAACCGTAGGCGCAAAACTGCTGCTTTTCAACTCGTTTTCGCTGCCGGTTCATTCGGCGAATTCCCATATCACTTCCGACGGGATTCAAAAGCAGATCGACAATACAACAAACAAACTGAAACGACAGGCGGAAACACTGGCACAGCAGTTTGGAATTGAAACAACCGTTTTTTGCAGCTATTCCTTTCTGGAAGAACAACTGGTATTGCTGCTGAAAGAAACCAACGCACAGTTGCTGGTTATGGGCATGGCGGAACGTTCACTCGAACAGACACTGATTGGAAATTCTACCACTTCGGCAATCAAAAATATCAATATTCCGATACTGGCAGTACCGCTGAAAGCACACTTTGAAGCCGCCCGGAAAATACTCTTTGCCTGCGATACCTTTAAGGAAGTTCCCCTAAAAAAACTCTCCTGGCTGTGGGAAGCCACAAAACTGATAGACGGCGAAATAGAAGTCTTTAATGTCACCGAAAAAATAGACAGTTTAAAAGCATCCGACGCACCGGCACTGGCAAAAAATATAGCCGAAAGCGAATTTCAGGATGTCAGATACCTTTATAAAAGCGTTCGTTCCAATGCGGTTATAGCCGAGATTGAAAAAGAGATCCGGAATTTTGATGCCGATATACTGGTCATGATACCTCAAAAATATGGTTTCTGGGACTCGCTGATCCACCGCAGCAAAACCGGAATCATGGCTTCCGGATTAAACATACCGCTGCTGTCATTGCCCAACTATTAG
- a CDS encoding DUF1622 domain-containing protein, with amino-acid sequence MNELLHTLSDTISYISIAIICYGAAIGLLKFIVNEADRFKHTFLLARTIEIKIEVGYYLLLGLEFLIASDIIDTILNPTFEDLGILAGTVIIRTGLSYFLNKEIENIAQKKSAEDTNTLP; translated from the coding sequence ATGAACGAACTGCTCCATACCCTATCAGACACGATCAGCTATATCAGTATTGCGATTATTTGCTATGGTGCCGCTATTGGACTGCTTAAATTTATTGTCAATGAAGCGGATCGTTTTAAACATACTTTTTTACTTGCCAGAACCATTGAAATTAAAATAGAAGTCGGTTACTATTTATTACTGGGACTGGAATTCCTGATTGCTTCCGACATTATTGATACCATACTCAATCCTACTTTTGAAGATTTAGGCATACTGGCCGGGACTGTGATCATCCGAACCGGATTGTCCTATTTTCTGAACAAGGAAATTGAAAATATCGCACAGAAAAAGTCTGCTGAAGACACCAATACATTACCCTAA
- a CDS encoding aminotransferase-like domain-containing protein: protein MPKEALYQKIAHTVEAQIASETLKIGDKLPSIRTVQKIYNVSLNTVKQAFLELESKSLIESRPKSGYYVSNTFNRKFSIPETSKPRLFEKEDHPEDLISKVFNTLHHKEITQFSLGVPDNSMLPIAKLNKSVLKAMRSLDDSGTGYDIIPGNTNLRRNISKWSFVWGGSLTENDIITTSGTLNAIYLCLMAVTKPGDTIALESPIYFGILQMIQSLGLKVIELPTNPVTGIDVDALKKVLPKIQACCLVSNFNNPLGSCMPDENKKAVVKMLTEYNIPLIEDDLYGDLFFGTSRPAPCKLYDEAGIVMWCGSFSKTLAPGYRVGWVAPGKFKEKVMRKKLLQTISTPPLFQEVVADFMEHGRYDLHLRNLRNTLHTNCLQYQRAIETYFPDNTKAAQPQGGFVLWLELDKRIDTALLYEQAMQQNISFAPGRMFTQHNQFNNCMRLNFALKWDEKLEYDLKRLGNIVKKAL from the coding sequence ATGCCGAAAGAAGCCTTATATCAAAAAATTGCCCATACTGTTGAAGCCCAGATTGCTTCCGAAACATTAAAAATTGGCGATAAACTGCCTTCTATCCGCACGGTACAAAAAATTTACAATGTCAGTCTAAACACTGTAAAGCAGGCTTTTCTGGAACTGGAAAGCAAATCACTGATAGAATCCCGGCCAAAATCGGGTTATTATGTGAGCAATACCTTTAACCGGAAATTTTCCATTCCGGAAACCAGTAAACCCAGGCTGTTTGAAAAAGAGGATCATCCGGAAGATTTAATCAGCAAGGTTTTTAATACCCTGCATCACAAAGAAATTACCCAGTTTTCACTGGGTGTACCGGACAACAGTATGCTGCCCATTGCCAAGCTGAATAAAAGTGTCCTGAAAGCGATGCGAAGTCTGGACGACAGCGGAACCGGATATGATATTATTCCCGGCAATACAAACCTCCGGCGCAATATTTCGAAATGGTCTTTTGTGTGGGGCGGTTCGCTAACGGAAAACGATATTATAACCACTTCCGGCACGCTGAATGCCATTTACTTATGCCTGATGGCGGTTACCAAACCGGGAGATACGATTGCACTGGAAAGCCCGATCTATTTTGGCATACTGCAAATGATACAATCCCTCGGACTAAAAGTCATTGAGCTGCCTACCAATCCGGTAACCGGCATTGATGTGGATGCACTTAAAAAAGTGTTACCCAAAATACAGGCCTGCTGCCTGGTAAGCAATTTCAATAACCCGCTGGGCAGCTGTATGCCGGACGAGAACAAAAAAGCCGTAGTCAAAATGCTTACCGAATACAATATTCCGCTAATTGAGGATGATTTATACGGAGATTTGTTTTTTGGCACCAGCCGCCCTGCTCCCTGCAAACTGTATGACGAAGCGGGTATCGTTATGTGGTGCGGTTCTTTTTCGAAAACCCTGGCACCCGGCTACCGGGTTGGCTGGGTAGCCCCCGGAAAGTTTAAAGAAAAAGTGATGCGGAAAAAACTGTTGCAAACCATATCCACACCGCCTTTATTTCAGGAGGTTGTAGCCGATTTTATGGAACATGGCCGGTATGACCTTCACCTTCGCAACCTGAGGAATACGCTGCACACCAATTGCCTGCAATACCAGCGGGCTATTGAAACCTATTTCCCGGATAATACCAAAGCCGCACAGCCACAGGGTGGTTTTGTATTGTGGCTGGAACTGGACAAACGTATCGATACCGCTCTGCTGTATGAACAGGCAATGCAGCAGAATATCAGCTTTGCACCCGGCAGAATGTTTACGCAGCACAACCAGTTTAATAACTGTATGCGGCTGAATTTTGCCTTAAAATGGGATGAAAAACTGGAATATGATTTGAAACGCCTCGGGAATATCGTGAAGAAAGCATTGTAA
- a CDS encoding AAA family ATPase, with amino-acid sequence MKIIAIRIKNLASLEGTTEINFTAEPLATAGIFAITGATGAGKSTILDALCLSLYGKTPRYLQARETGVEIHDVQGSTISQGDVRGILRDGTADGFAEVDFAGVDGNYYRATWSVRRARNQADGNIQSDAITLKNITLQTDIPGKKAETYKEIERLVGLNFEQFTRSVLLAQGDFTAFLKANKDEKSSLLEKLTGTHIYSEISRMVYEKCKQEEVLLRELNLQKEGIATFTEAELATLLEEQAALHSRIKILEKQAETVHAEISWHQQLIELSSHQALADSALIEAVTAQKSAANREQKLQQAEQVQQTRTWADALQHAEQQQKQKTAELEALAQKITVLEAQKTAVHKSVAEAEKNLAEKNKISTEVLPLLEEAKKQDTLLAEKKEQLAKAKEEAENTAEKSKQQQLKIAAKKAVLTALSTETEHIENWKTEHSSRKPIAENSAIIVSKLQETQKLYTLLQTVAHDLETVQEKIREKDAERTTLSTDNITQQTTLETLQETYNNKKKQLLLLPIENIGLEKDDTDAALENTIKAEAHWKLFYSTRLDFDALLLKQTADEQEYQIKGAALQQHNQRVIHEAAKKEASAQLLQKARLAATENVETLRAGLVPHEPCPVCGSEEHPYAAHEPKLDHVLATLEQAHRETEQQYLSSLQEQSSLQQTCENLQKSITALAATINSKKGILEALQQDWENFAIADECSNIPDEQKTVWIAEKRSVLKEKQAQLQAQLLAHAAEKQQLESQKVRIDVLEKDCNEATNRIKDLERELGSHTEQQERLVQEHTQTTASILDAEAFLSHYITDQGWVDKWKNAPESFLEKMEHFTKKWKTQTEKLEYNLNQYGILSATVTELEKQFAGLTADAQKKAGVLIASESAYQVLYKERMSLFEGQPVKTIEAQLQESVASAKEALERDQLQQQQLHIDSTKVVTQQEQLLKERSAFESTAHKASQQLEQWLITYNEQHAVPLRPDELKELLTLTPDWMQAERKILQAIAEEVTRTQSVLAERTQLLEAHQQKKLSDRTLPELNELYRVAQSDLEKNKQSHSEIGFRLQQDEANKNKIGDLLDRINQQAAVTENWSKLNEIIGSYDGKKFRQIAQEYTLDVLLGYANIHLEVLTNRYKIERIPNSLGLQVIDQDMGDEVRTVFSLSGGESFLVSLALALGLASLSSSRMKVESLFIDEGFGSLDPNTLNIAMDALERLHNQGRKVGVISHVQEMTERIPTQIKVSKMASGKSKVEIVQYA; translated from the coding sequence ATGAAGATCATAGCCATACGAATCAAGAATTTAGCCTCTCTGGAAGGTACTACCGAAATCAACTTTACAGCAGAACCGCTCGCAACAGCTGGGATTTTTGCGATAACCGGAGCCACCGGAGCCGGTAAGTCGACCATACTGGATGCACTTTGTCTTTCCTTATACGGAAAAACACCCCGCTACCTGCAGGCAAGAGAAACCGGAGTCGAAATTCACGATGTACAGGGAAGTACCATCAGCCAGGGTGATGTGCGCGGTATTCTGAGAGACGGTACAGCCGATGGTTTTGCCGAAGTTGATTTTGCAGGTGTTGACGGTAATTATTACCGCGCCACATGGAGCGTTCGCAGAGCCCGGAATCAGGCCGACGGCAATATACAATCCGATGCCATTACGTTAAAAAACATTACGCTGCAAACCGATATTCCCGGAAAAAAAGCAGAAACCTATAAGGAAATAGAACGCCTGGTCGGACTGAACTTTGAGCAGTTTACCCGTTCCGTCCTATTAGCCCAGGGCGATTTTACCGCTTTTTTAAAAGCCAATAAGGATGAAAAATCCTCTTTACTGGAAAAACTGACCGGTACTCATATCTATTCTGAAATTTCAAGAATGGTATATGAAAAATGCAAACAGGAAGAAGTATTGCTGCGCGAGCTGAACCTGCAAAAAGAAGGTATTGCAACCTTTACGGAAGCAGAGCTCGCAACACTTCTTGAAGAACAGGCAGCATTACATTCCCGGATTAAAATTCTGGAAAAACAGGCCGAAACAGTACATGCCGAAATCAGCTGGCACCAGCAGTTAATAGAACTAAGTTCCCATCAGGCACTGGCAGATAGCGCTTTAATTGAAGCTGTTACAGCCCAAAAAAGTGCGGCCAACCGCGAACAAAAGCTACAGCAGGCAGAACAGGTACAGCAAACCAGAACCTGGGCAGATGCCTTGCAGCATGCCGAACAGCAGCAAAAACAAAAAACAGCCGAACTGGAAGCTTTAGCGCAAAAAATCACCGTGCTGGAAGCGCAAAAAACAGCTGTACATAAATCGGTTGCGGAGGCTGAAAAAAACCTGGCCGAAAAAAATAAGATCAGTACCGAAGTACTGCCACTATTGGAAGAAGCTAAAAAGCAAGATACCCTGCTGGCAGAAAAAAAGGAACAATTGGCTAAAGCCAAAGAAGAAGCTGAAAATACGGCTGAAAAAAGCAAGCAGCAACAGCTTAAAATAGCTGCCAAAAAAGCCGTCCTGACAGCACTTTCCACAGAAACGGAGCATATTGAAAACTGGAAAACAGAGCACAGCAGCCGAAAACCGATAGCCGAAAACAGCGCCATTATTGTTTCCAAACTACAGGAAACCCAAAAGTTGTATACGCTGTTGCAGACTGTTGCCCATGATCTTGAAACAGTACAGGAAAAAATCCGGGAGAAAGATGCCGAAAGAACTACGCTGAGTACTGATAACATCACGCAGCAAACCACTCTGGAAACCCTTCAGGAAACCTATAACAACAAGAAAAAGCAACTGTTGCTGCTACCTATAGAAAATATCGGACTGGAGAAAGACGATACGGATGCCGCTTTGGAAAATACCATTAAAGCGGAAGCACACTGGAAACTGTTCTATAGCACCCGGCTTGATTTTGATGCTTTACTTTTAAAACAAACTGCCGACGAGCAGGAATATCAAATAAAAGGAGCCGCCCTGCAACAACACAACCAGCGTGTTATCCATGAAGCGGCAAAAAAAGAGGCTTCTGCACAATTATTGCAGAAAGCGCGTCTGGCAGCCACAGAAAATGTGGAAACGCTCCGCGCCGGTCTTGTTCCTCACGAACCATGCCCCGTATGCGGTAGTGAAGAGCATCCTTATGCCGCACACGAACCGAAACTGGATCATGTACTGGCCACACTGGAACAGGCACACCGGGAAACGGAACAGCAATATCTTTCCTCTTTACAGGAACAAAGCAGTCTGCAGCAAACCTGTGAAAACCTGCAAAAGAGTATTACCGCTCTTGCAGCAACCATTAACAGTAAAAAGGGAATATTAGAAGCTTTACAACAAGATTGGGAAAACTTTGCCATTGCAGACGAATGCAGCAATATCCCTGACGAGCAGAAAACAGTATGGATAGCCGAAAAACGATCTGTCTTAAAAGAAAAACAGGCACAATTGCAAGCGCAGTTACTGGCACATGCCGCTGAAAAACAGCAATTGGAAAGCCAGAAAGTCCGAATTGATGTACTGGAAAAAGATTGTAACGAAGCTACCAACCGTATAAAAGATCTGGAACGGGAACTCGGGTCCCATACCGAACAGCAGGAACGCCTTGTACAGGAACACACTCAAACAACAGCTTCCATACTGGATGCAGAAGCCTTTTTGAGTCATTATATCACCGACCAGGGCTGGGTGGATAAATGGAAAAATGCTCCGGAATCTTTCCTGGAAAAAATGGAACATTTTACAAAGAAATGGAAAACACAAACCGAAAAACTGGAATACAACCTCAATCAGTATGGTATTCTTTCGGCAACAGTTACCGAATTAGAAAAACAGTTTGCCGGACTTACTGCTGACGCTCAGAAAAAAGCCGGAGTATTAATTGCTTCCGAAAGCGCTTATCAGGTCTTATATAAAGAACGGATGTCACTTTTTGAAGGTCAACCGGTAAAAACGATTGAAGCACAGTTACAGGAATCTGTAGCTTCAGCCAAGGAAGCACTGGAACGTGATCAGTTACAGCAGCAACAATTGCATATTGACAGTACCAAAGTGGTCACCCAACAGGAACAGCTGCTCAAAGAGCGGAGCGCTTTTGAAAGTACAGCTCACAAGGCCTCTCAACAACTCGAACAATGGCTGATAACTTATAACGAACAGCATGCCGTACCATTGCGTCCGGATGAGCTTAAAGAATTGCTTACCCTTACTCCCGACTGGATGCAGGCAGAACGAAAAATACTCCAGGCTATTGCGGAGGAAGTTACCCGGACACAGTCGGTATTAGCTGAAAGAACACAGCTGCTGGAAGCACACCAACAAAAGAAATTATCCGACAGGACATTACCTGAGCTCAACGAGCTATACCGTGTGGCACAATCGGATCTGGAAAAAAACAAGCAGTCCCATAGTGAAATCGGTTTCAGACTACAACAGGATGAAGCCAACAAAAACAAAATCGGTGATCTTTTAGACCGCATTAACCAACAGGCAGCTGTTACCGAAAACTGGAGTAAGCTGAATGAGATTATCGGTTCGTATGACGGTAAGAAATTCCGTCAGATTGCACAGGAATATACGCTTGATGTTTTATTGGGTTATGCCAATATTCATCTGGAAGTACTGACCAACCGTTACAAAATTGAGCGCATTCCGAATTCGCTTGGCTTACAGGTAATCGACCAGGATATGGGTGATGAAGTGCGTACTGTTTTCTCTCTTTCCGGAGGAGAATCCTTTCTGGTTTCGCTGGCACTGGCTTTAGGACTGGCTTCCCTATCTTCAAGCCGTATGAAAGTAGAATCCCTTTTTATTGATGAAGGTTTCGGTTCCCTGGATCCGAACACACTGAATATCGCCATGGATGCTTTGGAACGACTACACAATCAGGGCCGGAAAGTGGGTGTGATATCACACGTACAGGAAATGACGGAACGTATCCCAACGCAGATTAAAGTGAGTAAAATGGCCAGTGGAAAAAGTAAGGTGGAGATAGTGCAATACGCTTGA
- a CDS encoding sensor histidine kinase — MIEKINIYLISRWRKVVFALLSLIMYYVVSFFLHPDAYYWKFFFTQPLLDQIIDVTVSLLFCLIISRISIIINSKLNESLPWTEKTLQRAVIQTGLQILCIVLIIAFQVIVSFYVYDMDCENDPLCDFKGLWNWVSASIIIALIISAINTSNYFIESWKKTALDAAEHRLKAAENKRAAAEAELLALKLQIDPHFVFNNLSVLSELILVDQKLGYDYSENFSKVYRYLLVNSKKDIIKLADELKFLRSYIFLIQNRVGSGVSFEIAIDETAQNLYLPPLTLQFLIENALKHNKTIKSDPLKIKIYNSGTDTLVVENERIPIQSAVLSSGLGLSNIMGRYKLLTDRTPEIIKDSHTFKVIIPLIGYEDEDSNYRR, encoded by the coding sequence ATGATTGAAAAAATAAATATATACCTCATTAGCCGGTGGAGGAAAGTAGTTTTTGCACTGCTCTCCTTAATCATGTATTATGTGGTATCCTTTTTTCTGCATCCCGATGCTTACTACTGGAAATTCTTTTTTACACAACCGCTGCTCGATCAGATCATCGATGTGACCGTATCATTGCTGTTCTGCCTGATTATTTCAAGGATCAGCATTATCATTAACAGCAAACTGAACGAATCGCTGCCCTGGACCGAAAAAACACTGCAGCGGGCGGTTATACAGACCGGTTTACAGATTTTGTGTATCGTACTGATCATTGCCTTTCAGGTAATTGTGAGCTTTTATGTGTATGATATGGACTGTGAGAACGATCCCTTATGCGATTTTAAAGGACTGTGGAATTGGGTGAGTGCCAGTATTATTATTGCTTTGATTATCAGCGCAATCAATACCAGTAACTATTTTATTGAAAGCTGGAAGAAAACGGCACTTGATGCGGCGGAACATCGTTTGAAAGCAGCCGAAAACAAAAGGGCTGCAGCCGAAGCCGAACTGCTTGCCTTAAAACTGCAGATCGATCCCCACTTTGTATTCAACAACCTGAGTGTACTGTCGGAACTCATATTGGTAGATCAGAAACTGGGGTATGATTACTCCGAAAACTTTTCCAAAGTTTACCGCTATCTTTTGGTAAACTCCAAAAAGGACATCATAAAACTGGCCGACGAATTAAAATTCTTGCGATCCTATATTTTCCTGATTCAGAACAGGGTAGGAAGTGGTGTGTCCTTTGAGATTGCTATTGACGAAACGGCACAAAACTTATATTTACCGCCGTTAACGCTGCAATTCCTCATTGAAAATGCCTTAAAGCACAACAAAACGATCAAAAGCGATCCTCTGAAAATTAAGATCTACAACAGCGGAACCGACACCTTAGTGGTTGAAAATGAACGCATCCCGATACAAAGTGCTGTATTGTCCTCCGGATTAGGACTGAGCAACATCATGGGCCGGTACAAACTGCTCACAGACAGAACTCCCGAAATAATCAAGGACAGCCATACGTTTAAAGTGATAATCCCATTAATAGGCTATGAAGATGAAGATAGTAATTATAGAAGATGA
- a CDS encoding LytR/AlgR family response regulator transcription factor, with protein sequence MKIVIIEDEKPNADRLQRLIKEIRPEAVVLCVLESIAESVAWFSNNSSPDLVMMDVRLSDGLSFEIFSGIKLLCPIIFTTAYDEYAVRAFKFNSIDYLLKPVEKEELETAFEKHENQPHSNLQNRLDSLLNFVTHKDYRTRFLLPYRDGFKTLMISDVEYFYSELKVTRARLLNGTEEVVPQTMEELEHQLDPKTFFRANRQFIIHIDSIQHVYNHFNSKLKIVLKKSSDTEIIISREKAGILKSWMDY encoded by the coding sequence ATGAAGATAGTAATTATAGAAGATGAAAAACCGAATGCGGATCGCCTGCAACGACTAATCAAAGAAATTCGTCCGGAGGCGGTAGTGCTGTGCGTACTGGAAAGTATAGCCGAAAGTGTGGCCTGGTTTTCAAACAACAGCAGCCCGGATCTGGTTATGATGGACGTGCGCCTGAGCGACGGACTTAGTTTTGAGATCTTCTCCGGTATAAAACTGCTGTGTCCGATAATTTTTACCACAGCTTATGACGAATATGCCGTGAGAGCTTTTAAATTCAACAGCATCGATTACCTGCTCAAACCGGTTGAAAAAGAAGAATTGGAAACCGCTTTTGAAAAGCATGAAAACCAGCCCCATAGCAACCTTCAGAACAGACTGGACAGTCTGCTGAATTTTGTAACCCATAAAGACTACCGTACCCGGTTTTTACTCCCGTACCGCGACGGCTTTAAAACCTTAATGATCAGTGATGTGGAATACTTTTATTCCGAGCTGAAAGTCACCCGTGCGCGCCTGCTTAACGGTACGGAAGAAGTCGTACCGCAAACCATGGAAGAACTGGAACACCAGCTGGATCCGAAAACCTTTTTCCGGGCAAACCGCCAGTTTATCATACACATCGATTCGATACAGCATGTGTACAACCACTTTAACTCCAAACTGAAAATCGTACTCAAAAAAAGCAGCGATACCGAGATCATCATCAGCCGTGAAAAAGCGGGGATCTTAAAATCCTGGATGGATTATTAA